In Cercospora beticola chromosome 3, complete sequence, the following proteins share a genomic window:
- a CDS encoding uncharacterized protein (BUSCO:EOG09261Q5L): MPMPRRRSTALGRRVWPQAVTGEQGRLPLAWFRGFKDTSESRDRPPSRALTTSCVPWSDGALIVLLPRRFPSACRVRGRQHRSHRAILSTLLIAPGFARFTTRHTLMDSRWKSNNLQQHAPADSDSRLPIGLGRTCLDYQRSANTSFSIWTHCGGPITRSSENLGIEELSRRPQFTSFGCLGQEHRHRTIALGDGMANVTSRVGDSRRSNRHENRPPGQSQLCRNGPGCRKREEGTCYYSHDYSDSMSPNGSSNTALNVQSPAFTPTLAHARPAKPIGISPKAAAAATFTPRGAGSSTPVAPAHGKHPSAEFVPQQSFQQVSPMIEFVPGQQFVPASNIDAQAQVTHQYNPYSDNVFAPQNLSGLDGSHVQLNPYAQQPGTAGVQTYYHNSADLSYPLHYHLYAPFGPRRENMAAYQRSTTDFFIPDDLREDLQRKSEMTLQTFANSTLPQSVEHFHSLVALNVGNSKSPSTFGYPSSVYKATSSNDGHTYALRRIAGFRLHSEAQVRPINAWKRMSNASLVTVIDAFTGRWFGDSSLIIVTDYHPRSQSLAEKHFGSQRHANKHNGQVMPENELWGYIVQLASALRTIHGAGQAAQTVMASKVLLTSKNRIRLNGCGVFDIIQYENKPSMLELQRGDLQDLGKLILGIATRNQVAHQNVQKALDLVGRSYSERFRSCVAWLLAPPPIQQDSEPGAIATQNVDYSANALLVNIADKIMGVYDSALHYEDELTSQLVRELENGRVVRLLTKLAVILERPDISLTSNARGNPALLNQPSASWSETGERYYLKLFRDYVFHQVDAEGRPVLDLGHMLTCLNKVDAGIDEKIQLVSRDEESVFVVSYKEVKRGIENAWMELLKASNPARR, from the exons ATGCCGATGCCGCGCCGGCGATCCACAGCGCTGGGACGCCGTGTGTGGCCTCAGGCCGTCACAGGCGAACAAGGCCGCTTGCCGCTTGCGTGGTTCCGTGGTTTCAAAGACACGAGCGAGTCGCGGGATCGGCCACCAAGTCGGGCGTTGACGACCTCATGCGTCCCATGGTCTGACGGCGCGCTGATTGTCCTCCTTCCACGTCGCTTTCCTTCAGCGTGTCGCGTGCGCGGCAGACAGCATCGGTCGCACCGCGCCATCCTGTCCACTCTTCTGATCGCACCTGGTTTCGCCAGATTTACGACCCGGCACACGTTGATGGATTCGCGATGGAAGAGCAACAACCTCCAGCAACACGCGCCTGCTGACTCCGATTCACGACTACCCATTGGTCTCGGCCGCACCTGTCTTGATTATCAGAG AAGCGCCAACACTTCCTTCTCTATCTGGACGCATTGTGGAGGACCTATTACCAGATCGAGCGAGAACTTG GGAATCGAGGAGCTCTCGCGCCGGCCACAGTTCACATCGTTTGGCTGCCTTGGGCAAGAGCATCGTCACCGTACCATCGCTTTGGGTGATGGTATGGCAAACGTAACATCCCGTGTCGGCGACTCGAGGCGTTCTAACAGACATGAGAATCGTCCTCCGGGACAGTCGCAGCTTTGTCGAAACGGACCGGGTTGCAGAAAGAGGGAAGAAG GCACCTGCTACTACAGTCACGATTATTCCGATTCTATGTCGCCCAATGGCTCCAGCAATAC GGCGCTCAATGTTCAATCACCGGCATTTACACCCACACTCGCTCACGCTAGACCGGCGAAACCAATAGGCATATCCCCCAAGGCAGCAGCCGCTGCTACGTTCACTCCGCGAGGTGCAG GGTCTTCGACTCCTGTTGCACCCGCTCATGGCAAGCATCCATCAGCGGAATTTGTGCCGCAGCAATCCTTTCAGCAGGTGTCGCCGATGATTGAATTCGTGCCTGGGCAGCAGTTCGTGCCTGCATCCAAC ATTGATGCGCAAGCGCAAGTGACGCATCAGTACAATCCGTACAGCGACAATGTCTTCGCGCCACAGAATCTGAGTGGCCTAGATGGTTCACATGTCCAGCTCAACCCATATGCACAGCAGCCCGGAACAGCTGGCGTACAGACTTATTATCACAATTCCGCGGACTTGTCTTACCCACTTCATTACCACCTCTATGCACCTTTTGGTCCACGGCGAGAGAACATGGCGGCATACCAGCGCAGCACCACCGACTTCTTCATCCCGGATGATCTGAGGGAAGACCTTCAGAGGAAGTCGGAGATGACTTTGCAGACGTTTGCTAATAGCACGCTTCCACAAAGTGTCGAGCACTTTCATTCACTTGTTGCGCTCAACGTCGGAAACTCTAAGAGCCCGTCCACATTCGGATATCCGAGCTCAGTATACAAGGCTACGTCCAGCAATGATGGGCATACATATGCGCTTCGACGCATCGCAGGATTCCGTCTCCACAGTGAAGCTCAAGTGCGACCCATCAATGCGTGGAAGCGGATGAGCAATGCCAGCCTGGTCACTGTGATTGATGCATTCACGGGAAGGTGGTTTGGCGATAGTTCTCTCATTATCGTCACTGACTACCATCCACGCTCCCAAAGCCTGGCGGAGAAACACTTTGGCTCTCAAAGACACGCAAACAAGCACAACGGGCAAGTCATGCCCGAGAACGAACTCTGGGGATACATCGTTCAGCTTGCAAGCGCTTTACGGACCATTCATGGCGCGGGTCAAGCAGCGCAGACTGTTATGGCGTCCAAGGTCCTCCTCACGTCGAAAAACCGAATACGGTTGAACGGATGCGGCGTCTTTGATATAATACAATACGAGAACAAGCCATCCATGCTCGAGCTGCAACGAGGAGATCTCCAAGATCTTGGAAAACTTATTCTAGGCATTGCTACTCGGAATCAAGTGGCCCATCAGAATGTTCAGAAGGCGCTTGACTTAGTCGGCCGGTCTTACTCGGAACGGTTCAGGTCATGCGTCGCTTGGCTGCTTGCGCCTCCCCCTATACAACAGGATTCCGAGCCAGGAGCTATCGCCACGCAGAATGTCGATTACAGCGCCAACGCCTTGCTTGTCAATATTGCCGACAAGATCATGGGGGTATACGACAGTGCGCTGCACTACGAAGATGAACTCACTTCGCAACTCGTTCGGGAGCTAGAAAATGGCCGTGTCGTTCGGCTCCTGACCAAGCTTGCCGTTATTTTGGAGCGACCAGATATCAGTCTCACAAGCAACGCTCGTGGGAACCCAGCGCTTTTGAACCAACCATCAGCTTCTTGGTCGGAGACTGGTGAGCGATACTACTTGAAGTTGTTCCGGGACTACGTTTTCCATCAGGTCGACGCGGAAGGAAGACCAGTGTTGGACCTCGGACATATGTTGACCTGTCTGAACAAAGTTGATGCCGGGATCGACGAGAAGATTCAGCTTGTCAGTCGGGACGAAGAGAGCGTGTTTGTTGTAAGCTACAAGGAGGTGAAACGAGGGATAGAGAATGCTTGGATGGAGCTATTGAAGGCTTCAAATCCGGCGAGACGGTAG
- a CDS encoding uncharacterized protein (BUSCO:EOG09262E4T): MAQPSLDLSALTESQQLALQQYTSVTDQDLESAIPLLQKCQWNAQIAITRFFDGDAETIDPAAEAARVPPPAQDARRAETLMDGIPVRSSRRGRASGLEPAPRVVPTPESQLTQQLPFSFTIILFPFSVAYTVFQRLFGRIGYLFPFLPRLLARFWSGRTSRPSRDASRRPLAPRDTAARFIREFEEEHGVEHGTLPFHEGGYAQAFDIAKRDLKFLLIVLLSPEHDDNAVFARDTLLAPEFVEFVKNPNNNVVLWAGTVQDAEAYQVSTALNVSKFPYTALVVHTPSVSSTAMSKIASSAGPVTAQELVSKIQTAMQNQNAELDRVRRQRQEQQATRNLRQEQESAYERSLALDREKARKRKEEEAAKEKAERERAEAAERKSREARNLARWRTWRAQRIPSEPGADIKDAVRISIRMPSGERVVRRFGHDAELEELYAFVECYDELESPSEKNAQEPEDDYEHTYKFRLVSPMPREVFEVEAKGTIRDRIGRSGNLIVEKIVEDDEDEEEDEDAQ; this comes from the coding sequence ATGGCACAACCCTCGTTAGACTTATCGGCCTTGACCGAATCGCAGCAGCTCGCCCTTCAGCAGTACACTTCAGTGACGGACCAGGACCTCGAGTCCGCGATACCTCTTCTTCAAAAGTGCCAATGGAATGCACAGATCGCCATCACGCGCTTTTTCGACGGCGACGCCGAGACCATCGATCCTGCAGCCGAAGCTGCTCGTGTACCGCCTCCAGCGCAGGATGCTCGCCGAGCGGAGACCCTCATGGATGGCATTCCCGTCAGATCGTCACGACGAGGCCGAGCCTCTGGGTTAGAACCAGCACCACGAGTGGTGCCGACTCCTGAGTCCCAACTAACACAGCAATtgcccttctccttcacaatcatcctcttcccatTTAGCGTTGCCTACACCGTATTTCAGCGACTGTTCGGCAGAATCGGATACCTCTTCCCTTTCCTACCGCGGTTATTAGCACGCTTTTGGTCCGGACGAACTTCACGGCCTTCTCGAGATGCTTCGCGCAGACCGCTGGCGCCGAGGGATACGGCAGCACGTTTTATTCGCGAGTTCGAGGAGGAGCACGGAGTCGAGCACGGCACACTGCCATTTCACGAAGGAGGATATGCACAAGCATTTGATATTGCAAAGAGGGATCTGAAGTTCTTACTGATTGTCTTGCTATCGCCCGAGCATGATGATAATGCTGTTTTTGCAAGAGATACACTTCTTGCGCCTGAGTTCGTGGAGTTCGTGAAGAACCCTAATAACAATGTGGTACTTTGGGCAGGTACTGTGCAAGACGCAGAGGCATACCAGGTCAGCACTGCTTTGAACGTGAGCAAGTTCCCGTACACTGCTCTCGTGGTCCACACGCCCTCTGTCTCATCGACCGCAATGTCGAAGATTGCAAGTTCCGCAGGCCCGGTTACCGCCCAGGAGCTCGTCTCGAAGATACAGACAGCGATGCAGAATCAGAATGCGGAACTAGACCGAGTGCGGCGGCAACGTCAGGAGCAGCAAGCTACCAGGAACCtgaggcaagagcaagaaagtGCCTATGAACGTTCCCTGGCTCTAGATCGCGAGAAAGCACGAAAGaggaaagaggaggaggctgcgaaggagaaggccgagCGCGAGCGAGCAGAGGCGGCTGAGCGTAAGAGCAGGGAAGCTCGTAATCTGGCACGATGGAGGACGTGGAGAGCACAGCGCATACCGAGCGAACCTGGGGCAGATATCAAGGACGCAGTCAGGATCAGTATAAGGATGCCATCGGGCGAGCGTGTGGTTCGACGATTCGGACATGACgctgagctggaggagctgtATGCTTTTGTGGAATGTTACGACGAGCTCGAATCGCCCTCGGAAAAGAATGCTCAAGAACCAGAAGATGATTACGAACATACATACAAGTTCAGACTTGTGTCACCTATGCCTCGAGAGGTGTTCGAAGTGGAAGCCAAGGGTACCATTCGGGACAGAATTGGTAGGAGTGGCAACTTGATTGTAGAGAAGATcgtggaggacgacgaggacgaggaagaggacgaagacgcacAATGA
- the RAB11A gene encoding Ras-related protein Rab-11A (BUSCO:EOG09264HHW), with protein sequence MANDEYDFLFKVVLIGDSGVGKSNLLSRFTRNEFNLDSKSTIGVEFATRSIQVDNKTIKAQIWDTAGQERYRAITSAYYRGAVGALLCYDLTKSQTFDNVTRWLKELRDHADTNIVIMLVGNKSDLRHLRAVPTDDAKAFAAENGLSFIETSALDASNVELAFQQELTEIYRIVSSKALDNDAGSAGAPGQGTSIPLSSSNPPGGDAKKGQCC encoded by the exons ATGGCCAACGACGAATACGAT TTCCTCTTCAAGGTGGTGCTCATAGGCGACAGCGGTGTTGGAAAGTCCAACTTGCTTTCGCGATTCACCCGCAACGAATTCAACCTCGACAGCAAGTCCACCATCGGCGTCGAGTTCGCTACCCGCAGCATCCAAGTCGACAACAAGACCATCAAGGCCCAGATCTGGGATACTGCCGGTCAGGAGCGTTATCGCGCTATTACTTCAGCATACTACCGTGGAGCTGTCGGTGCCCTCCTCTGTTACGACCTCACAAAGAGCCAGACATTCGACAATGTCACGCGATGGCTGAAAGAGCTGAGAGACCATGCCGATAC CAACATTGTGATCATGTTGGTGGGTAACAAGAGCGATTTGAGGCATCTCCGTGCAGTGCCTACCGACGATGCGAAGGCCTTCGCCGCAGAGAATGGACTGTCATTCATCGAGACGTCTGCACTTGACGCAAGCAACGTCGAGCTCGCCTTCCAGCAAGAATTGACTGAGATCTACC GGATTGTGTCGTCAAAGGCACTCGACAACGACGCCGGAAGTGCGGGCGCTCCAGGCCAGGGCACATCGATACCTCTATCGTCAAGCAACCCTCCAGGAGGAGATGCCAAGAAGGGCCAATGCTGTTAA
- a CDS encoding uncharacterized protein (BUSCO:EOG09262ILV) — translation MADSDHEYDEDDEIHTNGRSMASRPKPRALARWEEGATGTGDIRQGADGNLLEMLGGAEEAAKRKRLVKDTTPLQRGIIRHTILIIDLSLAMAEKDLRPTRLLLTLTYVIAFIREYFEQNPISQLGILGMRDGLAIRVSDMSGNPNDHITAVKGLRSTDPKGNPSLQNALEMARAALYHTPSHGTREVAIILGALHSSDPGDIHDTIKACIKDKIRVNIIGLAAQMFICAEICRKTNQGDTNCYNVAVDEVHYRELLMGITTPPVVRATDVEAQKRNQAALLMMGFPSRMVEERATLCACHGNLTRGGYLCSRCKAKVCSLPATCPTCELTLILSTHLARSYHHLFPLQNWDEVSWTRAQSKGSTQCFGCQAPFPPAAGKVDAVNGSGEEGTRQKRAEGASESSRYECSTCQQHFCIDCDVFCHEVVHNCPGCQSSTHLPGAQNGDMDVEPS, via the exons ATGGCTGACTCGGACCACGAgtacgatgaggacgatgagatCCATACAAATGGCAGGTCCATGGCATCACGTCCCAAGCCCCGAGCGCTGGCAAGATGGGAAGAAGGCGCCACTGGAACAGGTGACATCCGCCAAGGCGCAGATGGAAACCTCCTGGAAATGCTGGGTGGTGCAGAGGAGGCTGCAAAGCGGAAGAG GCTCGTCAAAGACACCACTCCCTTGCAGCGAGGCATCATCCGACACACGATCCTTATCATTGACCTGTCGTTAGCCATGGCTGAGAAGGATCTGCGCCCTACACGATTGCTTCTGACCTTGACCTATGTCATAGCGTTCATTCGTGAGTACTTCGAACAGAACCCCATCTCACAGCTTGGAATACTAGGAATGCGTGATGGGCTGGCAATACGAGTCAGCGACATGTCCGGCAACCCGAATGACCACATTACTGCGGTCAAAGGCCTACGAAGCACAGATCCAAAAGGCAATCCATCGCTACAAAATGCGCTAGAGATGGCACGAGCAGCACTGTATCACACGCCGTCCCACGGCACACGCGAAGTTGCCATCATCCTTGGAGCATTGCACAGCTCGGACCCTGGAGACATTCACGACACGATCAAGGCCTGTATCAAGGACAAGATCAGAGTCAATATCATTGGCTTGGCGGCACAGATGTTCATATGCGCCGAGATCTGTCGAAAGACAAATCAAGGCGATACGAACTGCTACAATGTCGCAGTGGACGAGGTTCACTATCGAGAGCTTCTAATGGGAATCACAACGCCCCCGGTTGTGCGGGCCACCGATGTCGAGGCACAGAAGCGGAACCAAGCGGCCTTGCTCATGATGGGCTTCCCCTCGCGGATGGTGGAGGAAAGAGCCACTCTCTGTGCGTGCCACGGAAATCTCACCAGAGGAGGCTACCTCTGCAGTAGATGCAAGGCGAAGGTCTGCAGTTTGCCTGCCACGTGCCCGACGTGTGAGCTCACTCTCATTCTCTCGACTCACTTGGCCAGATCCTACCATCACTTATTCCCCCTGCAGAACTGGGATGAGGTCTCATGGACGCGCGCACAATCGAAAGGCAGTACCCAGTGTTTTGGTTGCCAGGCGCCATTTCCGCCCGCTGCTGGCAAAGTCGATGCGGTCAACGGCTCCGGCGAAGAAGGTACGAGACAGAAACGCGCAGAAGGTGCGTCCGAGTCGTCCAGGTATGAGTGCTCGACTTGTCAGCAGCACTTCTGTATCGACTGCGATGTCTTCTGCCACGAAGTAGTCCACAATTGTCCTGGCTGTCAGAGTAGTACCCATCTACCCGGTGCACAAAACGGCGATATGGACGTAGAACCCAGTTGA